A part of Amycolatopsis camponoti genomic DNA contains:
- a CDS encoding peptidoglycan-binding protein: MFTKAAVLTALTAAAFAVAAPAQAAPAATTALPTANMEAVLKAAQIDPRRADDTQTPGAHDSVLLVEQALQAKGLLAATYVDGYFGTTTITAYSQYQKSLGYTGIDASGLPGKTSLEKLCEGRYTVTAPVSAGSRIAYRGVTTNTRTKAMLLAAEGIAGLTVSLTQGGYNPGGVDASAGTHDGGGALDISVSGMSSTTRTKLLTALRKVGFAAWYRTPAQGFDYHIHAMAISDPDLSSGAQHQTGDYYLGMNGLAGRGADDGPAVTKVTWEEYQRG, from the coding sequence ATGTTCACGAAGGCCGCCGTACTCACGGCACTCACCGCAGCGGCGTTCGCCGTGGCCGCACCGGCGCAGGCCGCGCCCGCGGCCACGACGGCGCTGCCCACGGCGAACATGGAGGCCGTGCTGAAGGCGGCCCAGATCGACCCGCGCCGAGCCGACGACACCCAGACCCCGGGTGCGCACGACAGCGTGCTGCTCGTCGAACAGGCGTTGCAGGCGAAGGGCTTGCTGGCCGCGACCTACGTCGACGGGTACTTCGGGACGACGACGATCACGGCGTACTCGCAGTACCAGAAGTCGTTGGGGTACACCGGGATCGACGCGTCCGGCCTGCCGGGCAAGACGTCGCTGGAGAAGCTGTGCGAGGGCCGGTACACGGTGACCGCCCCGGTGTCCGCGGGCAGCCGGATCGCTTATCGCGGGGTCACGACGAACACCCGCACCAAGGCGATGCTCCTGGCCGCCGAAGGGATCGCGGGCCTCACGGTCAGCCTCACCCAGGGCGGCTACAACCCGGGCGGCGTCGACGCGTCGGCCGGCACCCACGACGGCGGCGGAGCGCTGGACATCTCGGTGTCCGGCATGTCGTCGACGACCCGCACGAAGCTGCTCACGGCACTGCGCAAGGTCGGGTTCGCGGCCTGGTACCGCACTCCGGCGCAGGGCTTCGACTACCACATCCACGCGATGGCGATCTCCGACCCGGATCTCTCTTCGGGCGCCCAGCACCAGACCGGGGACTACTACCTGGGGATGAACGGGCTCGCCGGGCGCGGGGCCGACGACGGTCCCGCGGTCACCAAGGTCACGTGGGAGGAGTACCAGCGCGGCTGA
- a CDS encoding LLM class flavin-dependent oxidoreductase, with the protein MAGKAFRFGVVAGATEGGAKWLRTARRAEELGYATLLCPDNLNLPTPTAALAAAAAVTTDLKVGSFVLASPLRTARAAAWESHSLSVVTGNRFELGLGTGLPTMRQQAEELGLPYGSGQERLDSISETIDHVRRLDGDAHTPVMIAAGGPKARRLAGAKADIVTLAGGVLTTREEMAGYVEEIRAAAGDRDIELALNIFVVGEQVPPWIRGFIGVDAETLIEHDSLTMLRGSFDDMAAELERRREELGVSYVSVNSAFIEEFAPLVERLSGK; encoded by the coding sequence ATGGCCGGCAAGGCTTTCCGCTTCGGTGTGGTGGCGGGCGCGACCGAAGGCGGCGCGAAATGGCTGCGGACCGCTCGCCGTGCCGAGGAACTGGGCTACGCCACCCTGCTCTGCCCCGACAACCTCAACCTGCCCACCCCGACCGCGGCTCTCGCGGCGGCCGCGGCCGTGACCACCGACCTCAAGGTCGGTTCCTTCGTCCTCGCCAGCCCGCTGCGGACCGCGCGGGCCGCCGCCTGGGAGTCGCACAGTCTCTCCGTCGTCACCGGCAACCGGTTCGAACTCGGGCTCGGGACCGGCCTGCCCACCATGCGGCAGCAGGCCGAAGAGCTCGGCCTGCCCTACGGCTCGGGCCAGGAACGGCTCGACTCCATCTCCGAGACCATCGACCACGTCCGCCGGCTCGACGGCGACGCCCACACGCCCGTCATGATCGCCGCCGGCGGGCCGAAGGCACGGCGGCTCGCCGGAGCGAAAGCCGACATCGTCACGCTGGCGGGTGGCGTCCTGACCACCCGCGAAGAGATGGCGGGCTACGTCGAAGAAATCCGGGCCGCCGCCGGTGATCGCGACATCGAGCTCGCGCTGAACATCTTCGTCGTCGGCGAGCAGGTGCCGCCGTGGATCCGGGGGTTCATCGGGGTCGACGCCGAGACGCTCATCGAGCACGACTCGCTCACCATGCTCCGCGGCAGCTTCGACGACATGGCCGCCGAGCTGGAACGGCGCCGGGAGGAGCTCGGCGTCTCCTACGTCAGCGTCAACAGCGCCTTCATCGAGGAGTTCGCGCCGCTGGTGGAGCGGTTGTCGGGGAAGTGA
- a CDS encoding threonine/serine dehydratase, translating into MISTSDVERAAARIEGHVRRTPVFGDDGVWFKLEHLQHTGSFKARGAFNRIIAAGELSAAGVVAASGGNAGLAVAHAAREFGVAARVYVPVNAPAVKVAKLRQLGAAVELVGDKYADAYDAAVKDAADRGALFCHAYDQPEICAGQGTVGLELLADLDGLDTILVAVGGGGLMAGIAAAVEGRARVVGVEPRTAPTLHAALAAGEPVPVEVSGVAADSLGASRLGDIAFAVAVRAEVGSVLVDDAAIVSARLALWDRYRLAVEPGGATAYAALLAGAYRPEPGERVAVLLCGANTDPATLTSPTTAPPAARTPR; encoded by the coding sequence ATGATCAGCACTTCGGATGTCGAGCGGGCCGCCGCCCGGATCGAGGGCCACGTCCGCCGGACGCCGGTGTTCGGCGACGACGGCGTGTGGTTCAAGCTCGAGCACCTGCAGCACACCGGGTCGTTCAAGGCCCGCGGCGCCTTCAACCGGATCATCGCGGCGGGCGAGCTTTCGGCGGCCGGGGTGGTGGCCGCGTCGGGTGGCAACGCCGGGCTCGCCGTCGCCCACGCCGCCCGGGAGTTCGGCGTGGCCGCGCGGGTGTACGTCCCGGTGAACGCGCCGGCGGTCAAGGTGGCGAAGCTGCGGCAGCTGGGCGCCGCCGTCGAGCTGGTCGGCGACAAGTACGCGGACGCCTACGACGCGGCGGTGAAGGACGCGGCGGACCGCGGCGCGCTGTTCTGCCACGCGTACGACCAGCCGGAGATCTGCGCGGGCCAGGGCACGGTGGGCCTCGAGCTGCTGGCCGACCTCGACGGGCTGGACACGATCCTGGTCGCGGTGGGCGGCGGCGGGCTGATGGCCGGCATCGCGGCGGCGGTCGAAGGCCGGGCGCGCGTGGTCGGCGTGGAACCGCGCACGGCCCCGACGTTGCACGCCGCGCTGGCCGCCGGCGAGCCGGTCCCCGTCGAGGTGTCCGGCGTCGCCGCGGATTCCCTGGGCGCCTCCCGGCTCGGCGACATCGCGTTCGCGGTGGCCGTCCGTGCGGAGGTGGGCTCCGTGCTGGTGGACGACGCGGCGATCGTGTCGGCTCGGCTGGCGTTGTGGGACCGCTACCGCTTGGCGGTCGAGCCCGGCGGAGCGACGGCCTACGCGGCGCTGCTGGCCGGCGCCTACCGGCCGGAGCCGGGGGAACGCGTCGCGGTCCTGCTGTGCGGCGCGAACACCGACCCGGCGACGCTCACTTCCCCGACAACCGCTCCACCAGCGGCGCGAACTCCTCGATGA